In Rosa chinensis cultivar Old Blush chromosome 1, RchiOBHm-V2, whole genome shotgun sequence, a genomic segment contains:
- the LOC112164481 gene encoding activating signal cointegrator 1 complex subunit 2 homolog, producing the protein MVTDETTTTTLPQMEEEQGATTVQPPREEEEEDTSLIRPEFGEQNAFEPNPTQQLSKPYRKKRTRNHKSEKKRNHRWLKKTTQPRPDPNSVKRTQSVEPRHRPHPQSPAPPQPLRGVAEE; encoded by the coding sequence ATGGTAACAGACGAGACCACCACAACAACACTACCACAGATGGAAGAAGAACAGGGGGCAACAACCGTGCAACCAccgagggaagaagaagaggaggacaCATCCCTAATCCGACCCGAATTCGGAGAACAAAACGCATTCGAACCGAATCCGACACAGCAACTATCCAAGCCGTATCGAAAGAAGAGAACACGCAACCACAAatcggagaagaagaggaaccacCGGTGGCTGAAGAAGACAACGCAGCCACGACCCGATCCGAATTCGGTGAAGAGAACGCAGTCTGTCGAACCCAGACACAGACCGCATCCACAGTCGCCTGCACCACCACAGCCCCTCCGCGGAGTCGCGGAAGAGTGA
- the LOC112164487 gene encoding uncharacterized protein LOC112164487 has translation MNEQLLSSYSDEEIKKALFQMHPSKSPGPDGQQINIWKENWIPDVPDGTLVRPAHYEIDTVAELIDGASRTWSAQATTLSSDIFAKLLMTVWALWKNRNEKLWLDKSQSAVALSLGTMTWYESFLLNRYPNGRTTKGRAHQVWKAPTTCILKLNTDGAFLPSVGSGAVGGIIRNDQGGFVAAMAHQVSHVTAALHIELVAIRAGMDLCQAMMVDKVITESDCLVAIQAIISEVPDMSIYSPLIEDIKVGARVFQDISFVHAPHSANCVAHRLASHAFENEGFHEWFAQAPELILDAIMYDCNHRN, from the exons ATGAATGAGCAGTTATTATCTTCTTATTCGGATGAGGAGATCAAGAAAGCATTATTCCAGATGCACCCTTCAAAGAGCCCCGGCCCGGATG GACAGCAGATTAATATATGGAAGGAGAATTGGATACCAGATGTGCCTGATGGTACCCTGGTTCGACCGGCTCATTATGAAATTGATACTGTGGCCGAATTGATAGATGGTGCCTCCAGGACGTGGTCTGCACAG GCAACCACCCTGTCTTCTGATATTTTTGCAAAGCTTCTTATGACAGTTTGGGCATTGTGGAAGAATCGAAATGAGAAATTATGGTTAGATAAGTCTCAAAGTGCAGTAGCTCTTTCTTTGGGTACTATGACTTGGTATGAAAGCTTCTTACTTAATCGGTATCCTAATGGGAGGACGACAAAAGGCCGTGCCCACCAGGTTTGGAAGGCACCAACAACATGTATTCTTAAGTTGAATACTGATGGTGCCTTTTTGCCATCAGTGGGCTCTGGTGCCGTAGGAGGCATCATAAGGAATGATCAGGGTGGCTTTGTTGCAGCTATGGCGCATCAGGTTAGTCATGTTACAGCAGCATTACACATTGAATTGGTGGCTATACGAGCAGGTATGGATTTGTGTCAAGCTATGATGGTTGATAAAGTTATTACTGAAAGTGATTGCTTAGTTGCCATCCAAGCAATAATCTCCGAGGTGCCTGATATGTCTATTTATAGTCCTCTCATTGAGGATATCAAAGTAGGTGCAAGGGTGTTTCAGGATATATCTTTTGTACATGCTCCTCATTCTGCAAATTGTGTTGCTCATAGGTTAGCTAGTCATGCCTTTGAAAATGAAGGCTTTCATGAGTGGTTTGCTCAAGCTCCAGAGTTAATCTTGGATGCCATTATGTACGATTGTAATCATCGTAATTGA
- the LOC112164495 gene encoding WAT1-related protein At2g39510, translating to MSSMTTILVIAVCFVQALYAGLSIISILALRQGMSHYTFVVYRMAIATALPCNGPKLILCGHEELQCHIHIGHVQHASGVCICHGLDFQTLTHQLFSEYRLESVDYRHPRGLAKVVGTLVTVVGAILLTMVKGPSLNLPWARDHEKNHSSQPEVKGAFFLTLACFCWSCFMILQANVLKSYPCKLSLTALICFWGMVEGAVVAVVVERGNSEAWSIHLDYKLLAAVYGAFLSGAAYYVMGLVVKKKGPVFYSAFNPLATLLVAILGSFFLAEQLYTGSLIGAVTIVGGLYLVLWGKARDQPPSDSKKANVEEPTGTPAQV from the exons ATGAGTTCCATGACTACAATTCTTGTCATTGCAGTGTGTTTTGTTCAAGCCTTGTATGCAGGCCTCTCCATCATCTCAATCCTTGCACTAAGGCAGGGCATGAGCCACTACACCTTTGTGGTGTATCGTATGGCCATTGCAACTGCCTTG CCCTGTAATGGACCAAAACTTATACTATGTGGGCATGAAGAACTCCAATGCCACATTCACATCGGCCATGTGCAACATGCTTCCGGTGTTTGCATTTGTCATGGCCTGGATTTTCAG ACTCTTACTCACCAATTGTTTTCCGAATACAGGCTGGAGAGTGTGGACTACAGACACCCGAGAGGATTGGCCAAGGTTGTAGGAACCTTGGTTACTGTGGTAGGAGCAATCCTCCTTACCATGGTCAAGGGGCCTTCCCTTAACTTGCCATGGGCAAGGGACCATGAGAAAAATCATTCTTCACAGCCCGAAGTCAAGGGTGCTTTCTTCCTAACACTAGCCTGCTTCTGCTGGTCCTGTTTCATGATCCTACAA GCTAATGTACTCAAGTCCTACCCCTGCAAGCTCTCTCTCACCGCTTTGATTTGCTTCTGGGGTATGGTGGAAGGAGCAGTGGTGGCTGTTGTGGTTGAAAGGGGGAACTCGGAAGCATGGTCCATACACTTGGACTACAAGTTGCTCGCAGCTGTATATGGG GCTTTTCTATCGGGGGCTGCATATTATGTCATGGGACTGgttgtgaagaagaagggacCAGTTTTCTACTCGGCCTTTAACCCCTTGGCCACTCTGCTTGTGGCGATTTTGGGGTCATTTTTTCTGGCAGAACAGTTGTATACCGGGAG TCTCATCGGAGCTGTAACCATTGTGGGAGGCCTCTATCTTGTTCTTTGGGGAAAAGCAAGAGATCAGCCTCCCTCCGATTCAAAGAAGGCCAATGTGGAAGAACCAACTGGAACCCCAGCGCAAGTTtaa
- the LOC112192807 gene encoding squalene monooxygenase SE1, producing MIISTTLGGNKKVKPLKSNGFGNGAFQPEMKVEKSTDVVIVGAGVAGAALAYTLAKEGRHVHVIERDLSEPDRIVGELLQPGGYLKLIELGLEECANESIDAQKVFGYALYKDGKDTKLTYPLEKYSSDVAGRSFHNGSFIQRMCEKAATLSNVKLEQGSVTTLIEEKGIVKRMIYKNKAGEEMRTYAPLTIVCDGCLSYLRKSLSAPKVESPSCFVGLILENCELPHANHGHVILGDPSLILFYPISSTEVRCLVDVPGTKVPSVANGEMANYLKTMVAAEIPPQLHNAFMVTLEKGNIRTMQNKSMAANPVPTPGAILLGDAFNMRHPLTGGGNDSGSFRPCSSP from the exons ATGATCATCAGTACTACACTGGGTGGAAACAAAAAGGTCAAGCCTTTAAAGAGTAATGGGTTTGGAAACGGTGCGTTTCAGCCGGAAATGAAGGTGGAGAAAAGTACCGACGTTGTCATTGTCGGTGCCGGAGTTGCCGGTGCTGCTCTTGCTTACACTCTTGCCAAG GAAGGACGTCATGTACACGTCATCGAAAGAGACTTGAGTGAGCCAGATAGAATTGTTGGTGAGTTGTTGCAGCCTGGAGGTTATCTCAAGTTGATTGAGTTGGGTCTTGAGG AGTGTGCAAATGAGTCAATTGATGCTCAGAAGGTGTTTGGTTATGCTCTTTACAAAGATGGGAAGGATACAAAGCTGACTTATCCCTTGGAAAAATACAGTTCAGATGTGGCTGGGAGAAGTTTCCACAATGGCAGTTTCATCCAAAGAATGTGTGAAAAAGCTGCAACTCTCTCAAA TGTGAAATTGGAACAAGGATCAGTGACAACACTAATCGAGGAAAAGGGCATTGTCAAGAGGATGATTTACAAGAACAAGGCTGGAGAGGAGATGAGAACATATGCTCCACTAACAATTGTGTGCGATGGCTGCCTTTCATATCTGCGCAAATCTCTTAGTGCACCGAAG GTTGAAAGTCCCTCTTGTTTTGTTGGTTTGATCTTGGAGAACTGTGAGCTTCCACATGCAAATCATggacatgtcattttgggaGATCCTTCACTTATCTTGTTTTATCCCATCAGTAGCACAGAAGTTCGCTGTTTGGTGGATGTACCTGGAACCAAAGTACCTTCAGTAGCTAATGGTGAAATGGCTAACTATTTGAAAACTATGGTGGCTGCTGAG ATTCCCCCACAGCTGCACAATGCTTTTATGGTCACACTAGAGAAAGGAAACATCAGAACAATGCAAAACAAAAGCATGGCTGCTAATCCTGTCCCCACTCCTGGTGCAATTTTATTGGGGGATGCATTCAACATGAGGCATCCTTTAACAGGAGGAGGGAATGACTCTGGCTCTTTCAGACCTTGTTCTTCTCCGTGA